A window of the Oscillospiraceae bacterium genome harbors these coding sequences:
- a CDS encoding O-acetyl-ADP-ribose deacetylase, with translation MQIHIELGDITVCRTDAIVNAANTTLLGGGGVDGAIHRAAGPQLLEECRTLHGCRTGQAKLTKGYRLPAKYVIHTPGPIWRGGTAGEDVLLVSCYKSCLYLAEKQGCHTVAFPSISTGVYRFPLERAAKIAVREIADFLKTAVQVTDVSIVCFDKATQAAYETALADWQKAAKS, from the coding sequence ATGCAAATACATATTGAATTGGGCGATATTACGGTCTGCCGCACCGACGCCATTGTCAATGCGGCGAATACGACCCTTTTGGGCGGCGGTGGGGTAGACGGTGCCATTCACCGGGCGGCCGGACCACAGCTGCTGGAAGAATGCCGCACACTGCACGGCTGCCGTACCGGGCAAGCGAAGCTAACAAAGGGTTACCGCCTGCCCGCAAAGTATGTCATTCATACGCCTGGGCCGATTTGGCGGGGCGGCACAGCGGGGGAGGATGTACTTTTGGTTTCCTGTTACAAAAGCTGCCTGTACCTGGCGGAAAAACAGGGCTGCCATACTGTGGCGTTTCCCTCTATCAGCACGGGCGTTTACCGTTTCCCGCTGGAGCGCGCAGCAAAAATTGCTGTACGGGAAATTGCAGATTTTTTAAAGACAGCTGTGCAGGTAACAGATGTATCGATCGTTTGCTTTGACAAAGCCACGCAGGCTGCCTATGAAACAGCACTTGCAGATTGGCAAAAGGCCGCAAAAAGTTGA
- a CDS encoding L-lactate permease encodes MSLLQSIIALVPIIWIIVALTALKMPGHWACLSAMVIAIVLALTMWKMPAVGMATSALEGFLSALWPIILVIIAAIFTYNLSLRSGAMDVIKRMLTGISADKRIIILLIGWCFGGFLEGMAGFGTAIAIPASMLAGMGMNPVLACLVCMLANAFPTAFGSVGIPTTTLISSTAATFTANFGGTGLVPTAISFTTIVQMAPFMILVPFLMIIVGGGGPKALKGVVGITLVSGISFLIPELIVSKFIGPELTVIVGCIVSLLCTILMARARKGKPVPAEYDMRAEGGGAAAAAKEKQVDMKPIIAWLPFILIFVFLLLTSKLVPPINTFLGQFKTSVIISTMSKTKTTFSWINTPGVLIFIAAIIGGIAQHISGRDMLATLGATFKQMVKTIITIMSVMAMAKIMTFSGMIGDMAKLFVTLTGKFYPFVAPIIAAIGAFVTGSGTNTEVLLGSLQVQAAKAINVSPYWLAAANSLGAGIGKIMSPQCIATAVAAVGLEGQDSKLLKGIFKWAILLLVIACLVVGLLQGIAPSLIN; translated from the coding sequence ATGTCATTACTACAGTCCATTATTGCACTCGTACCAATCATATGGATTATCGTGGCTCTGACCGCGCTAAAAATGCCCGGTCACTGGGCCTGCCTAAGCGCTATGGTGATCGCCATTGTGCTTGCGCTGACCATGTGGAAAATGCCGGCTGTTGGCATGGCCACCTCTGCTTTGGAAGGTTTCCTTTCAGCACTGTGGCCAATCATCCTAGTCATCATCGCAGCAATTTTTACATATAATTTGTCGCTGCGCAGCGGTGCCATGGATGTCATTAAAAGAATGCTCACCGGTATTTCCGCTGATAAGCGCATCATCATCCTGCTTATCGGCTGGTGCTTCGGCGGCTTCCTGGAAGGCATGGCAGGTTTCGGCACCGCCATTGCAATCCCTGCAAGCATGCTGGCTGGCATGGGCATGAACCCCGTGCTTGCCTGCCTGGTATGTATGCTGGCCAACGCTTTCCCAACAGCATTCGGCTCTGTTGGTATTCCTACAACGACCCTTATAAGCTCCACTGCTGCCACCTTTACAGCAAACTTCGGCGGCACCGGCTTAGTCCCAACCGCAATTTCTTTTACAACCATTGTACAGATGGCTCCGTTTATGATTTTAGTCCCGTTCCTGATGATCATTGTCGGCGGCGGCGGCCCCAAGGCACTGAAAGGTGTTGTCGGTATCACCCTGGTTTCCGGCATCAGCTTCCTGATTCCTGAGCTGATTGTTTCCAAGTTCATCGGCCCGGAACTGACCGTTATCGTCGGCTGCATTGTTTCTCTGCTGTGCACCATTCTAATGGCCCGCGCACGCAAAGGCAAGCCTGTTCCTGCCGAGTACGATATGCGTGCAGAAGGCGGCGGCGCTGCAGCGGCAGCAAAAGAAAAACAGGTAGATATGAAGCCTATCATCGCATGGCTTCCTTTCATCCTGATCTTTGTATTCCTGCTGCTCACCTCTAAGCTGGTTCCGCCGATCAACACTTTCCTCGGTCAATTCAAGACTTCTGTCATCATCAGCACCATGTCCAAGACAAAGACAACGTTCAGCTGGATCAACACCCCCGGTGTGCTAATTTTCATTGCCGCAATTATCGGCGGTATTGCACAGCACATTTCCGGCCGTGATATGCTGGCGACTCTGGGTGCTACTTTCAAGCAGATGGTAAAGACCATTATCACCATTATGTCGGTTATGGCTATGGCAAAGATTATGACCTTCTCCGGCATGATCGGCGATATGGCAAAGCTCTTTGTCACACTGACCGGCAAGTTCTATCCGTTTGTCGCCCCGATTATTGCGGCGATTGGTGCATTTGTCACCGGCAGCGGCACAAATACCGAGGTCCTGCTGGGGTCTCTGCAGGTACAGGCGGCAAAAGCAATTAACGTTTCGCCTTACTGGCTGGCTGCAGCGAACTCTTTGGGCGCCGGCATTGGCAAGATTATGTCTCCACAGTGCATTGCAACCGCAGTTGCCGCTGTTGGCCTGGAAGGTCAGGACAGCAAGCTGCTCAAAGGCATTTTCAAGTGGGCTATCCTGTTGCTGGTAATTGCTTGCCTGGTTGTTGGTCTGCTGCAGGGAATCGCTCCTTCGCTTATCAACTGA
- the thiD gene encoding bifunctional hydroxymethylpyrimidine kinase/phosphomethylpyrimidine kinase encodes MQKVLTIAGSDSSGGAGIQADIKTITAHKMYAMSVITALTAQNTTGVFGIEDTPPAFVASQIDAVFTDIFPDAVKIGMVSSTEIIHIIAEKLKQYAPKNLVIDPVMVSTSGCQLITPRACSALRTELLPLADVVTPNLPEAEVLCGFPVHTESQMEHAAQEIGETLHAAVLVKGGHLAKDAADCLYDHGTLSWYRSKRVANPNTHGTGCTLSSAIACNLAAGKPLQQSISDAKDYLTGALQAMLNLGRGSGPLDHTYWLEICRENQ; translated from the coding sequence ATGCAGAAAGTTCTTACTATTGCCGGCTCAGATTCCAGCGGAGGCGCCGGCATTCAGGCGGATATAAAAACGATCACGGCGCATAAAATGTACGCGATGAGCGTTATCACTGCACTGACTGCACAGAATACAACCGGTGTGTTTGGCATAGAGGATACGCCCCCTGCGTTTGTCGCAAGCCAGATAGACGCCGTTTTTACAGATATTTTTCCGGATGCTGTCAAAATCGGCATGGTTTCCAGTACAGAGATCATACATATCATTGCTGAAAAACTGAAACAGTACGCACCTAAGAATCTGGTGATTGACCCGGTCATGGTGTCTACCAGCGGCTGCCAGCTGATTACCCCGCGGGCATGCAGTGCTCTGCGTACCGAACTGTTGCCGCTGGCGGATGTTGTGACGCCTAATCTGCCGGAAGCAGAGGTGCTGTGTGGGTTTCCAGTTCATACAGAATCGCAAATGGAACATGCTGCGCAGGAAATCGGCGAAACCCTGCATGCGGCGGTATTGGTAAAGGGCGGCCACCTGGCGAAGGACGCTGCCGACTGCCTGTATGACCACGGCACGCTTTCCTGGTACCGCTCTAAGCGGGTTGCAAATCCAAACACCCACGGTACGGGCTGCACGCTTTCTTCGGCGATTGCCTGCAATCTGGCGGCTGGCAAGCCGCTGCAGCAGAGCATTAGCGATGCAAAGGACTATTTGACCGGCGCACTCCAAGCAATGCTGAATTTAGGCCGTGGTTCCGGCCCGCTGGACCACACCTATTGGCTGGAAATCTGCCGCGAAAATCAGTGA
- the thiE gene encoding thiamine phosphate synthase: MKCSKQTMLLYAVTDRAWVGKETLLQQIEDALKGGATCIQLREKELDDTHFLQEALQAKALCRRYGVPFIIDDDVEIAVKSGADGVHVGQHDMQAGRVRRLIGSGMILGVSAQTKEQALAAQENGADYLGVGAVFPTETKKDADAVSYSTLKEICAAVSIPVCAIGGISQKNLLQLTGSGIDGVALVSAVFGSPNIEKSCRELLALSRQAAAKE, translated from the coding sequence ATGAAATGCAGTAAGCAGACCATGCTGCTTTATGCTGTGACAGACCGCGCGTGGGTCGGGAAAGAAACACTGCTGCAGCAGATAGAGGACGCCCTAAAAGGCGGCGCCACGTGTATACAGCTGCGCGAAAAAGAATTGGACGACACGCATTTTCTGCAGGAAGCCCTGCAGGCAAAGGCCCTCTGCCGCCGCTACGGCGTTCCGTTTATCATCGACGATGATGTAGAGATCGCCGTCAAAAGCGGCGCAGACGGCGTTCACGTTGGCCAGCACGATATGCAGGCGGGCAGGGTGCGTCGGCTGATTGGCAGCGGCATGATTTTGGGCGTTTCCGCGCAGACCAAAGAACAGGCCCTTGCTGCACAGGAAAACGGTGCGGATTATTTGGGCGTGGGGGCTGTGTTCCCAACCGAAACCAAAAAAGACGCAGATGCGGTATCTTACAGTACGCTGAAAGAAATCTGCGCGGCGGTTTCCATTCCTGTATGCGCTATCGGCGGCATTTCCCAGAAAAATCTGCTGCAGCTTACGGGCAGCGGCATTGATGGTGTGGCGCTGGTTTCGGCCGTCTTTGGCAGCCCCAATATTGAAAAAAGCTGCAGGGAACTGCTGGCACTTTCCAGGCAGGCTGCAGCAAAGGAATGA
- the larA gene encoding nickel-dependent lactate racemase, whose product MDTIKIPFGKAGMTLHADLSKAEVLTSHIGELKATGSEDALVQEAMAHPIGSPRLSELSKGKKTCTIIISDHTRPVPSKHIIPFMLKELREGNPDIDITLLVATGFHRPSSKEEMVSKLGQEIVDNEKIVVHDSRNPDTNMQVGVLPSGAPCVIDKAAAKADLLVSEGFIETHFFAGFSGGRKSVLPGVCDQVTVLGNHCSKFIASPYARTGILKGNPLHKDMLEAARLAGLKYIVNVIIDENKKVVAAFAGDSVKAHQAGCDLLSKYCKVSPKQKGDIVISSNGGYPLDQNIYQSVKGLTAAEAAAADGAVLLMVAKCNDGHGGEGFYNALKNCASPEELTKEILATPQNKTKPDQWEFQILCRVLCKHHVIYITDPAQKQIIEDMKMEWAPDVDTALARARELKGADAHLVVIPDGISVMVLQ is encoded by the coding sequence ATGGATACCATTAAAATCCCATTTGGAAAAGCAGGCATGACTCTGCACGCCGATTTGTCAAAGGCAGAGGTCCTCACCTCTCACATCGGCGAGCTAAAAGCAACCGGCTCTGAAGATGCCCTGGTACAGGAAGCCATGGCACATCCAATTGGGTCCCCACGCCTGAGTGAGCTCAGCAAAGGAAAAAAGACCTGTACAATTATTATCAGCGACCACACCCGCCCTGTTCCCAGCAAACATATCATCCCCTTTATGCTCAAGGAACTGCGGGAAGGAAATCCCGACATCGATATTACATTGTTGGTGGCGACCGGCTTCCACCGCCCGTCGTCAAAGGAAGAAATGGTTTCAAAGCTTGGGCAGGAAATCGTTGACAACGAAAAAATCGTTGTTCACGACAGCCGTAATCCCGACACCAATATGCAGGTCGGTGTGCTGCCATCTGGCGCACCCTGTGTTATCGATAAGGCTGCCGCAAAAGCGGACCTGCTGGTGTCAGAGGGCTTTATTGAAACACACTTTTTTGCCGGATTTTCCGGCGGACGCAAGAGCGTTCTGCCCGGTGTCTGCGACCAGGTAACGGTGCTCGGAAACCACTGCTCAAAGTTCATTGCTTCACCGTATGCGCGCACAGGCATTCTAAAGGGCAACCCGCTGCACAAAGATATGCTTGAGGCCGCAAGACTGGCCGGCCTGAAGTACATAGTAAATGTAATTATCGATGAAAACAAAAAAGTCGTTGCGGCTTTTGCCGGTGACTCTGTAAAAGCACATCAGGCCGGCTGCGACCTGCTGAGCAAGTATTGTAAAGTAAGTCCCAAGCAGAAAGGCGACATCGTCATTTCCAGCAACGGCGGCTATCCGCTTGACCAGAACATTTACCAGAGCGTAAAAGGCCTGACCGCTGCTGAGGCTGCTGCCGCTGATGGCGCTGTGCTGCTGATGGTTGCAAAATGCAACGATGGCCACGGTGGAGAGGGCTTCTACAATGCACTGAAAAATTGCGCTTCACCTGAAGAGCTGACCAAAGAAATTTTGGCCACACCGCAGAACAAGACAAAGCCTGACCAGTGGGAATTTCAGATTTTGTGCCGCGTTCTGTGCAAGCATCATGTTATCTATATTACTGACCCTGCGCAGAAGCAGATTATCGAAGATATGAAGATGGAGTGGGCACCCGACGTTGACACCGCACTTGCGCGCGCCCGTGAATTAAAAGGTGCAGATGCACACCTCGTTGTAATACCTGATGGAATTTCTGTAATGGTTTTGCAATAG
- a CDS encoding glycerol-3-phosphate acyltransferase — MKSVLLTSWIFYSAVGFFSGAVMYSYWIPKVFCKIDIRKTAADHNPGGMNAIHAAGMGIGLLCIVLDVLKAFIPVLLAVKVGGIREIQLIPVTAAPVLGHVFSPFLKFRGGKGISSLFGALLGLWSLSKIVLLLLVFVVLFKFIIVIHPDSLSVGVSICISFLFSLFQEQSFFVRVAFLAASFIVVLKLAFNPNHEKAGVTLGKPLLRLRAHRSN, encoded by the coding sequence ATGAAATCGGTTCTTTTGACTTCGTGGATTTTTTACAGCGCGGTCGGTTTTTTCTCCGGTGCTGTCATGTATTCCTACTGGATTCCCAAAGTCTTCTGTAAAATAGATATACGCAAAACGGCCGCCGACCATAATCCCGGAGGCATGAACGCCATACACGCGGCCGGAATGGGGATTGGTCTGCTGTGCATTGTGCTGGACGTTTTAAAAGCTTTTATTCCGGTCCTGCTGGCGGTAAAGGTTGGCGGCATACGGGAAATACAGCTGATTCCCGTGACAGCGGCGCCGGTACTGGGGCATGTATTTTCCCCATTCTTAAAGTTCCGGGGCGGAAAAGGAATTTCCTCTCTGTTTGGTGCGCTGCTTGGTTTGTGGAGCCTGTCAAAGATTGTCCTGCTGCTTCTTGTTTTTGTCGTTCTATTTAAATTTATCATTGTTATTCACCCGGATTCCCTGTCCGTGGGCGTCAGCATCTGCATTTCTTTCTTGTTTTCGTTGTTTCAAGAACAGAGTTTTTTCGTGCGCGTCGCTTTTTTAGCTGCATCTTTCATTGTTGTGCTGAAACTAGCATTTAACCCAAACCACGAAAAAGCCGGTGTCACCTTAGGCAAGCCGCTGCTTCGTCTGCGTGCACATCGCTCCAACTAA
- a CDS encoding V-type ATP synthase subunit D — translation MPAANVNPTRMELTRLKKKLITARRGHKLLKDKRDELMRQFLSLVRENMDMRKKVEQGIKEANQNFVLARSAMSDEAVRVAFMAPKQEVSLSIATRNVMSVEIPVYTPHTRTSDSNDIYSYGYAFTSGELDDAVKKLSDLLPDMLKLAESEKSCQLLASEIEKTRRRVNALEHVMIPQMEVNIKFITMKLDENERSSQVRLMKVKDMMLEEAHHYKERQEEEYA, via the coding sequence TTGCCAGCGGCAAATGTAAATCCAACGCGAATGGAATTGACGCGCCTGAAAAAGAAACTGATTACTGCCCGGCGCGGCCACAAGCTTTTGAAAGATAAGCGCGACGAGCTGATGCGCCAGTTTCTCAGTTTGGTGCGCGAAAATATGGATATGCGCAAAAAAGTGGAGCAGGGGATTAAAGAAGCCAATCAGAATTTTGTGTTGGCGCGCTCTGCTATGTCCGACGAAGCGGTGCGGGTCGCTTTTATGGCGCCCAAGCAGGAAGTCTCGCTTTCGATTGCGACCCGCAATGTAATGAGTGTCGAGATTCCGGTCTATACACCGCACACCCGCACTTCTGACAGCAATGACATCTACTCTTATGGTTATGCCTTTACTTCTGGGGAACTGGACGATGCGGTCAAAAAGCTGTCTGACCTGCTGCCGGATATGCTCAAGCTGGCGGAAAGCGAAAAATCCTGTCAGCTGCTTGCGTCAGAAATTGAAAAGACGCGCCGGCGCGTAAATGCACTGGAGCATGTCATGATTCCGCAGATGGAAGTCAATATCAAATTTATTACCATGAAATTGGACGAAAATGAGCGCAGCTCACAGGTTCGCCTAATGAAGGTAAAAGATATGATGTTGGAAGAAGCACATCATTACAAAGAACGGCAGGAAGAAGAATACGCGTAA
- a CDS encoding glycosyl transferase, producing MKFLILSTATGQGHNSAALAVAEALRAKGCTAHTLDVLKLQNKEISQRVAKLYGKTTVNSPRFFGFLYHLGELISSPQGRSPIYAANTLYARQLAYLVRRLQPDVLICTHIFSAQAVTCLQEHYGLRIPAVGIATDYTCIPFWEESNLTSYIIPSKYQITDFATKGIPKEKLKPLGIPVAAAFSDSRPKEEARRWFQMRAEHMYLVMGGSMGYGKMKELAIALTAADPHAQVVALCGHNQRLFQALSHIDRVIPMEYTNHVSLLMDAADVVLTKPGGLSSTEALTKRVPTVLTRPIPGCEDRNAEYLASVGAAAFSENIERAAKEACRLACYPAAAQKMIAAQKRFIPANAAERIADYLIEVGRTGQNSLQETVQKGETI from the coding sequence ATGAAATTTTTAATCCTCTCTACAGCGACCGGCCAGGGGCACAACTCCGCTGCGCTGGCTGTTGCAGAAGCGCTGAGGGCAAAAGGCTGCACTGCCCATACACTGGACGTACTGAAACTGCAGAATAAAGAAATTTCTCAGCGGGTTGCAAAACTTTACGGAAAAACGACTGTAAACTCGCCGCGATTTTTTGGCTTTCTTTATCATTTGGGCGAACTGATTTCTTCGCCGCAGGGGCGCTCCCCTATCTATGCAGCCAACACGCTTTACGCGCGGCAGCTTGCTTATCTTGTGCGGCGCCTGCAGCCGGATGTGCTAATTTGTACGCATATTTTCAGTGCACAGGCTGTTACCTGCCTGCAGGAACACTATGGGCTGCGCATCCCTGCCGTTGGTATTGCCACTGACTATACCTGCATTCCTTTTTGGGAAGAGTCTAACCTGACAAGTTATATCATTCCCTCAAAGTACCAAATAACGGACTTTGCCACAAAAGGTATTCCCAAAGAAAAGCTGAAGCCACTCGGTATTCCGGTCGCGGCCGCTTTTTCTGACAGCCGCCCCAAAGAGGAGGCCCGCCGCTGGTTTCAGATGCGTGCAGAGCACATGTACTTAGTCATGGGCGGCAGCATGGGCTACGGAAAGATGAAAGAATTAGCAATTGCTCTGACAGCTGCAGACCCGCATGCACAGGTGGTTGCCCTGTGCGGACATAACCAGCGGCTTTTTCAGGCGCTTTCCCACATTGACCGCGTAATTCCAATGGAGTATACAAACCATGTTTCTCTCCTGATGGACGCAGCCGACGTTGTTTTGACAAAACCCGGCGGGCTCTCTTCCACAGAAGCGCTGACCAAGCGTGTTCCCACGGTCCTGACCCGGCCGATTCCGGGCTGTGAAGACCGCAACGCCGAGTACCTGGCCTCTGTCGGTGCGGCCGCTTTTTCCGAAAATATTGAGCGTGCCGCAAAGGAGGCCTGCCGCCTTGCCTGCTACCCCGCCGCCGCACAGAAGATGATTGCTGCACAAAAGCGCTTTATCCCCGCCAACGCGGCCGAGCGGATTGCCGACTACTTAATCGAAGTGGGGCGTACCGGACAAAATTCTTTACAGGAAACTGTACAAAAAGGGGAAACTATATGA
- a CDS encoding YdcF family protein: MSLTLDVLSRALLGAAAFCFILFCITYTVHPARLRNGFLFDAFLIAALGGLLCWMVSVQQKIISTLAVALAIVLFLLVLCGVFILFFYLFTSSVQMLKREQHSLPNMLSLILTVGIIAQIVIGIAFGWNIYKKPVVSLIFSYVFVGEFFLLLTMTAFLTMLILLHLHRPHYKKVRYLIVLGCGLLHGSDVSPMLAGRIDKAIHFYQRARKRGQHPTILLSGGQGGDEALPEGTAMYRYALAKGIPAEDLLAETNSKNTEENLRFSKEIIDVKETPKGAAKTRCMVVTNNYHLYRAIYYARLAGFRKIQGLGAKTAKYYFPNAVLREYLAVMYINRRFQIAFASILALLQTAIVVVSFSH, translated from the coding sequence ATGTCACTTACGCTTGACGTGCTCTCAAGAGCACTTTTAGGGGCAGCAGCTTTCTGCTTTATTCTGTTTTGCATCACGTATACGGTACATCCTGCCCGGCTGCGAAACGGATTCCTTTTTGATGCTTTTTTAATCGCCGCACTGGGGGGCCTGCTGTGCTGGATGGTCTCTGTTCAGCAAAAGATCATCTCCACTCTTGCGGTTGCTTTGGCCATCGTGCTGTTTCTGCTGGTGCTGTGCGGCGTATTTATTTTATTCTTTTATTTATTTACCAGTTCGGTACAAATGCTAAAGCGCGAACAGCACAGCCTGCCAAATATGCTTTCTCTGATTTTAACGGTCGGCATTATTGCACAAATTGTAATCGGCATTGCGTTTGGCTGGAACATCTATAAAAAGCCTGTCGTTTCGCTGATTTTTTCCTATGTTTTCGTCGGCGAATTTTTTCTGCTGCTCACAATGACCGCCTTTTTAACAATGCTGATTCTGCTGCACCTTCACCGGCCGCACTATAAAAAGGTGCGCTATCTGATTGTGCTTGGCTGCGGGCTACTGCATGGCAGCGATGTCTCGCCCATGCTCGCCGGCCGCATTGACAAAGCCATTCACTTTTATCAGCGGGCCAGAAAGAGGGGCCAGCACCCCACCATTCTGCTCTCTGGCGGGCAGGGCGGCGACGAGGCCCTGCCTGAGGGGACCGCTATGTACCGCTATGCGCTGGCAAAAGGAATTCCGGCAGAAGATTTGCTGGCAGAGACAAACTCAAAAAACACAGAAGAAAACCTGCGGTTTTCCAAAGAAATCATCGACGTAAAAGAAACCCCAAAAGGCGCAGCAAAGACGCGCTGTATGGTGGTAACCAACAACTATCATCTTTACCGCGCTATTTACTACGCAAGGCTTGCCGGTTTTCGCAAGATACAGGGTCTTGGCGCAAAAACGGCGAAATATTATTTCCCAAACGCTGTTTTGCGCGAATACTTGGCAGTCATGTACATCAATCGACGCTTTCAGATAGCTTTTGCCAGTATTTTGGCCCTTTTGCAGACGGCCATTGTCGTTGTTTCCTTTTCTCACTGA
- a CDS encoding FAD-binding protein encodes MANYNSITPEILAELQKAAPGHVVTGADVNPDYARDEMPIYGSHMPDISIDAQSTEEISAIMKICYENNIPVTTRGAGTGLAGACVPIYGGVVICTTKMNKILSYDLDNFAVTVQPGVLLQTLADDALKHGCMYPPDPGEKLATLGGNVSTNAGGMRAVKYGATRDYVRAMTVVLPTGEIVHFGATVSKTSSGYSMTNLMCGSEGTLGIITELTLKLIPAPQATISLMAPFEDLAACISTVPKFAKNHFHPQALEFFEKEILVSSEEYLGKQVFPRKIEGKDVGAYLLITFDGDSQDELDPIVEKAADMLLENGAMDVLVADTAPKLKDTWAARSSFLDGIEEQTKLLDECDVVVPVNAIADYVGFVADIKKKFDFSVKYFGHAGDGNLHIYTCSNDMDPKEFNKQVDQFMSAIYQKAMALGGQISGEHGIGLGKTKYLAEALGPVNIRLQQGIKKVFDPKLILNPGKVCYRA; translated from the coding sequence ATGGCTAATTACAATTCAATCACACCTGAGATCCTAGCCGAACTTCAGAAGGCTGCGCCCGGTCATGTTGTTACCGGTGCAGATGTCAATCCGGACTACGCAAGAGACGAAATGCCGATCTACGGCAGTCATATGCCGGACATTTCCATCGATGCACAAAGCACTGAGGAAATTTCCGCAATTATGAAAATCTGCTACGAAAACAACATTCCGGTCACTACCCGTGGTGCCGGTACCGGCCTTGCAGGTGCCTGCGTGCCTATCTATGGCGGCGTGGTTATCTGCACAACAAAGATGAACAAGATCCTTTCTTATGATCTTGACAACTTTGCCGTGACTGTACAGCCTGGTGTACTGCTTCAGACCCTGGCTGACGATGCCCTCAAGCATGGCTGCATGTATCCCCCAGATCCGGGCGAAAAACTGGCTACATTGGGCGGCAATGTTTCGACCAACGCAGGCGGTATGCGTGCTGTTAAATACGGTGCAACCCGCGACTATGTCCGTGCAATGACTGTTGTTCTGCCGACCGGCGAAATCGTGCATTTTGGTGCGACTGTTTCCAAAACCAGCTCTGGCTACAGCATGACCAACCTGATGTGTGGGTCTGAGGGCACGCTGGGCATTATCACTGAACTGACCCTGAAGCTGATTCCTGCTCCGCAGGCAACAATCAGCCTGATGGCGCCTTTTGAGGACCTTGCCGCGTGCATTTCCACTGTCCCGAAGTTTGCAAAGAACCATTTCCATCCGCAGGCTCTGGAGTTCTTTGAGAAAGAAATTCTGGTTTCTTCCGAAGAGTATCTGGGCAAACAGGTCTTCCCGCGCAAGATCGAGGGCAAAGATGTCGGTGCTTACCTGCTGATTACCTTTGATGGTGATTCTCAGGATGAACTTGACCCAATCGTCGAGAAAGCTGCTGACATGCTGCTTGAAAACGGTGCTATGGATGTTTTGGTTGCAGATACTGCCCCGAAACTGAAAGATACCTGGGCCGCTCGTTCTTCTTTCCTGGATGGCATCGAGGAGCAGACCAAACTGCTGGATGAATGCGATGTTGTTGTTCCTGTCAACGCCATTGCAGATTACGTTGGCTTTGTTGCTGACATCAAAAAGAAATTTGACTTCTCTGTCAAGTACTTTGGTCATGCCGGCGATGGCAACCTGCACATCTACACCTGCTCGAATGACATGGATCCCAAAGAGTTCAACAAGCAAGTCGATCAGTTCATGAGCGCAATCTATCAGAAGGCCATGGCGCTGGGCGGCCAGATCTCCGGCGAGCACGGCATCGGCCTTGGCAAGACAAAATACCTGGCAGAGGCCCTCGGCCCGGTCAATATCCGTCTGCAGCAGGGCATCAAGAAGGTATTCGATCCTAAGCTGATTCTGAATCCTGGCAAGGTCTGCTACAGAGCGTAA
- the thiM gene encoding hydroxyethylthiazole kinase yields the protein MLSQMLENVRSGQPLVHNITNYVTVNDCANILLACGGSPIMADEPQEAEDITAVCGGLNLNIGTLNSHTIPAMLAAGKKANTLGHPVLLDPVGAGASRLRTETALRLVREVKLTAVRGNVSEMKTIAFGAGSTKGVDADALDAVTEASLPKAVAFAKDLSQRINAVVAMTGAIDIVADSQTAYVIRNGCPMMSRITGSGCMLSAMMTAYLTANPKEPLRAAAAAVCAMGLCGEAAFARLKEHEGSATFRTYLIDEVYCLNGKTLEEGAKYEMQ from the coding sequence ATGCTGAGTCAAATGCTGGAAAATGTGCGCAGCGGACAGCCGCTGGTACATAATATTACAAATTATGTTACGGTAAATGACTGCGCGAATATTCTGCTGGCCTGCGGCGGTTCGCCGATTATGGCAGATGAACCGCAGGAAGCGGAGGACATCACAGCGGTATGCGGTGGGCTGAATCTCAACATCGGCACGCTCAACAGCCACACAATTCCCGCTATGCTTGCCGCGGGCAAAAAGGCAAATACTCTGGGCCACCCGGTGCTGCTGGACCCGGTTGGCGCGGGAGCTTCACGTCTGCGCACAGAGACAGCGCTGCGCCTGGTGCGTGAGGTAAAGCTTACAGCGGTGCGCGGCAACGTCTCTGAAATGAAGACGATTGCTTTTGGTGCCGGCTCTACCAAGGGGGTAGATGCAGATGCACTCGACGCTGTGACAGAGGCATCTCTGCCAAAAGCAGTGGCTTTTGCAAAGGACCTTTCGCAGAGAATCAATGCAGTGGTTGCCATGACCGGCGCCATTGATATCGTTGCAGACAGCCAGACTGCCTATGTGATTCGCAACGGCTGCCCGATGATGAGCCGCATTACCGGTTCTGGCTGCATGCTCAGCGCAATGATGACCGCTTACCTTACCGCAAACCCAAAAGAGCCGCTGCGGGCTGCCGCTGCGGCTGTGTGTGCCATGGGGCTGTGCGGCGAGGCCGCCTTTGCGCGCTTAAAAGAGCACGAGGGCAGTGCAACTTTCCGTACCTATCTGATAGATGAAGTGTATTGCTTAAACGGCAAAACACTGGAAGAGGGTGCAAAGTATGAAATGCAGTAA